The Micromonospora sp. NBC_01740 genome includes a window with the following:
- a CDS encoding GNAT family N-acetyltransferase: MLQGRAVTLRPAGAGDVPALAAIRATPEVRRWWRGGDDLVAAVRADLADEALTVYAIEHDGRVVGAIQWYAEDDPDYRHASMDVFLDPAVRGAGLGGDAIRTLVRHLIDEHGHHRFTIDPAAANTAAVRAYAKVGFRPVGVLRRYERGEDGRWHDGLLMDLLADDLAD, encoded by the coding sequence ATGCTGCAGGGCCGGGCGGTGACCCTGCGGCCGGCGGGCGCCGGGGACGTGCCGGCGCTCGCCGCGATCCGGGCCACCCCGGAGGTCCGGCGCTGGTGGCGCGGCGGCGACGACCTGGTCGCCGCCGTCCGGGCCGACCTCGCAGACGAGGCCCTGACGGTGTACGCGATCGAACACGACGGCCGGGTGGTCGGCGCGATCCAGTGGTACGCCGAGGACGACCCCGACTACCGGCACGCCAGCATGGACGTCTTCCTCGACCCGGCGGTACGCGGCGCGGGGCTCGGCGGAGACGCGATCCGCACCCTGGTCCGGCACCTGATCGACGAGCACGGCCACCACCGGTTCACCATCGACCCGGCGGCGGCGAACACGGCGGCCGTCCGGGCGTACGCGAAGGTCGGCTTCCGTCCCGTCGGGGTGCTGCGCCGCTACGAACGCGGCGAGGACGGGCGCTGGCACGACGGGCTGCTGATGGACCTGCTCGCCGACGACCTGGCCGACTGA
- the bsaP gene encoding biotin synthase auxiliary protein BsaP yields the protein MTTSDAVPAADRASAAWCDRCGEAVAAGSHDGCAAARVLEPPRFCAHCRRRMKVQVLPVGWAAVCVEHGEIRG from the coding sequence GTGACGACGAGCGACGCGGTGCCGGCGGCCGACAGGGCGTCGGCCGCCTGGTGCGACCGCTGCGGCGAGGCCGTGGCGGCCGGGTCGCACGACGGGTGCGCGGCGGCCCGGGTGCTGGAGCCGCCGCGCTTCTGCGCGCACTGCCGCCGGCGGATGAAGGTGCAGGTGCTGCCGGTCGGCTGGGCGGCCGTCTGCGTCGAGCACGGCGAGATCCGGGGCTGA
- the bioB gene encoding biotin synthase BioB: MPEILDQARTQVLENGVGLDEAGVLAVLNLPDEQLPAALQLAHEVRMRWCGPEVEVEGIVSLKTGGCPEDCHFCSQSGLFTSPVRSVWLDIPSLVEAAKQTAATGATEFCIVAAVRGPDARLMKQMREGVAAIKAEVDIQVAASLGMLSKEQVDELVDMGVHRYNHNLETCRSYFPNVVTTHSWEERWETLRMVRESGMEVCCGGILGLGETVEQRAEFAAQLAELDPHEVPLNFLNPRPGTPLGDRPVVEGKDALRAIAAFRLAMPRTILRYAGGREITLGDLGTRDGLLGGINAVIVGNYLTTLGRPATADLDLLDDLKMPVKALSATL; this comes from the coding sequence ATGCCAGAGATCCTCGACCAGGCCCGAACCCAGGTGCTGGAGAACGGCGTCGGTCTCGACGAGGCCGGCGTCCTCGCCGTGCTGAACCTGCCCGACGAGCAGCTGCCCGCCGCCCTCCAGCTCGCCCACGAGGTGCGGATGCGGTGGTGCGGGCCCGAGGTGGAGGTCGAGGGGATCGTCTCGCTGAAGACCGGCGGGTGCCCGGAGGACTGCCACTTCTGCTCGCAGTCGGGCCTGTTCACCTCCCCGGTCCGGTCGGTCTGGCTGGACATTCCCTCGCTGGTCGAGGCGGCGAAGCAGACCGCGGCGACCGGGGCGACGGAGTTCTGCATCGTGGCGGCGGTGCGCGGCCCGGACGCCCGGCTGATGAAGCAGATGCGCGAGGGCGTCGCCGCGATCAAGGCCGAGGTCGACATCCAGGTGGCCGCGTCGCTGGGCATGCTCAGCAAGGAGCAGGTCGACGAGCTGGTCGACATGGGCGTGCACCGCTACAACCACAACCTGGAGACCTGCCGCTCCTACTTCCCCAACGTGGTCACCACGCACTCCTGGGAGGAGCGCTGGGAGACCCTGCGGATGGTCCGCGAGTCCGGCATGGAGGTCTGCTGCGGCGGCATCCTCGGCCTCGGCGAGACGGTGGAGCAGCGGGCCGAGTTCGCCGCGCAGCTCGCCGAGCTGGACCCGCACGAGGTCCCGCTGAACTTCCTCAACCCCCGCCCCGGCACCCCGCTGGGCGACCGGCCGGTGGTGGAGGGCAAGGACGCGCTGCGCGCCATCGCCGCCTTCCGGCTGGCCATGCCGCGCACCATCCTGCGGTACGCGGGCGGCCGGGAGATCACCCTCGGTGACCTGGGCACCCGCGACGGCCTGCTGGGCGGCATCAACGCGGTGATCGTCGGCAACTACCTGACCACGCTGGGCCGGCCGGCGACGGCCGACCTGGACCTGCTCGACGACCTGAAGATGCCGGTCAAGGCGCTCTCCGCGACGCTGTGA
- a CDS encoding 8-amino-7-oxononanoate synthase, with amino-acid sequence MADWLAALDRRAELRAKAGLTRRLRPRAAGDAVVDLAGNDYLGLATHPQVTAAAARALSAYGLGATGSRLVRGSTDAHHALEDTLADWLGAERALVFSSGYLANLGAVRALVRPRTLLVSDAHNHASLIDGCRISGAETVVTPHADVAAVAAALAAAPGRPAVVVTESVFSVDGDLAPLARLHAVAREHGALLLVDDAHALGVTGPAGAGGVAAAGLAGQPDVVVTATLSKALGGAGGVVAGPAEFVRHVIETGRTFIFDTALPPAVAAGVHAAVGLARAGDDLRAELAERAALVVRRLGAAGLAVSAPDGAVVSVTAPGPEAASAWAADCRDRGVAVGCFRPPSTPDNRSRLRLTIGAGISRADFERALETIVECAPVSARSELGLRAPQSRTRVTP; translated from the coding sequence GTGGCGGACTGGCTGGCGGCGCTCGACCGCCGCGCCGAACTACGCGCGAAGGCGGGGCTGACCCGCCGGCTGCGACCGCGGGCCGCCGGCGACGCCGTGGTCGACCTGGCCGGCAACGACTACCTCGGCCTGGCCACCCACCCCCAGGTCACCGCCGCGGCGGCGCGGGCGCTGTCGGCGTACGGGCTGGGGGCCACCGGGTCGCGGCTGGTGCGCGGCTCCACCGACGCCCACCACGCGCTCGAGGACACCCTCGCCGACTGGCTCGGCGCCGAACGGGCCCTCGTCTTCTCCTCCGGCTACCTGGCGAACCTCGGGGCGGTCCGGGCGCTGGTGCGGCCCCGTACGCTGCTCGTCTCCGACGCCCACAACCACGCCTCCCTGATCGACGGCTGCCGGATCTCGGGCGCCGAGACGGTGGTGACCCCGCACGCCGACGTCGCGGCGGTGGCCGCCGCGCTCGCCGCCGCGCCCGGCCGGCCGGCGGTGGTCGTCACCGAGTCGGTCTTCTCCGTCGACGGCGACCTGGCCCCGCTGGCCCGGCTGCACGCCGTCGCCCGGGAGCACGGCGCGTTGCTGCTGGTCGACGACGCGCACGCCCTCGGGGTGACCGGCCCGGCGGGCGCCGGGGGCGTCGCCGCCGCCGGCCTCGCCGGCCAGCCCGACGTGGTCGTCACCGCCACCCTCTCCAAGGCCCTCGGCGGCGCGGGCGGGGTGGTCGCCGGGCCGGCGGAGTTCGTCCGGCACGTGATCGAGACCGGCCGGACCTTCATCTTCGACACCGCGCTGCCTCCGGCCGTGGCCGCGGGCGTGCACGCCGCCGTCGGGCTGGCCCGCGCCGGCGACGACCTGCGCGCGGAGCTGGCCGAGCGGGCCGCCCTGGTCGTACGCCGGCTGGGCGCCGCCGGGCTGGCGGTCTCCGCCCCCGACGGCGCGGTCGTCTCGGTCACCGCTCCCGGCCCTGAGGCGGCGAGCGCCTGGGCGGCCGACTGCCGCGACCGGGGAGTCGCCGTCGGCTGTTTCCGGCCCCCGTCCACGCCGGACAACCGGTCCCGGCTGCGGCTGACCATCGGCGCCGGCATCTCCCGAGCGGACTTCGAGCGGGCACTGGAGACCATCGTGGAGTGTGCACCCGTCAGCGCGAGGAGTGAGCTGGGGTTGCGAGCCCCGCAGTCGCGAACAAGGGTGACGCCGTGA